Part of the Plasmodium chabaudi chabaudi complete apicoplast genome, isolate CB, DNA form A genome is shown below.
CTTTAACAAAACATTGTGCACATATAGACTGCCCAGGACATTCAGATTATATCAAGAATATGATTATAGGAGCCACACAAATGGATATAGCAATTTTAGTTATATCTATTATAGACGGAATTATGCCTCAAACATATGAACATTTATTATTAATAAAACAAATAGGTATAAAAAATTTAATTATTTTTTTAAATAAGGAAGATTTATGTAATGATGAAGAATTAATAGATTTTATAAAATTAGAAATTAATGAATTATTAACAAAATATAATTTTGATTTAAATAATATACATATTTTAACAGGGTCAGCATTAAATGTAATTGATATTATCCAAAAAAATAAAAATTATGAAGTTATTAAATCAAATATTTGGATACAAAAATTAAATAATTTAATAAATATAATTGATAGTATACAAATACCTATAAGAAATATAAACGATTATTTTTTTATGTCTATTGAAGATGTATTTTCAATTACTGGTAGAGGTACAGTAGTTACAGGAAAGATAGAACAAGGATGTATAAATATAAATAATGAGGTTGAACTTTTAAAATTTGAAAAATCTTCTATTTTAACAACAGTTATTGGATTAGAAATGTTTAAAAAACAATTAATACAAGCTCAATCAGGAGATAATGTTGGGGTATTATTAAGAAATGTTCAAAAAAAAGATATTAAAAGAGGTATGATTTTAGCTACTCCTAATAAATTAAAAGTATATAAATTATTTACAGCTGAAGTATATATATTAACTAAAGACGAAGGAGGTCGTCATAAACCATTTAATGTAGGGTATAAGCCTCAATTTTTTATATATACTGTTGATGTTACTGGTGAAATTAAAGATATTTGTTTAAATAATATAAGTCAAAAAGTTGCTATTCCAGGTGATAAATTAACATTAACTATTGAATTAAAACATTATATAGTGTTAACTTTAAATATGAAATTTTCAATAAGAGAAGGTGGTAAAACTATAGGAGCAGGAATTATAACAAATATTATAAATTAACAATGTTAGTAATTAATAAAAATTTAAATAAAATATTTAATAAAAAAATAATTAAAATAGTTAAATATTTTAATTTATTTTTTTATAATTTATTTATATGGATATATATAATTATATTAATATATATATTAATAAATAAAAAATATTTTAAAATTATATATAATGTATATAAATATTTAATTAATTTTTTATTTATAATTTTATTATTAAATAAATGTCAAAAATCAGATTTGAACTGATAACACATGGAACTTCAATCCATTGCTCTACCATTGAGCTATAATGACTTATAATATTATTATTATAATAATAGAATATAACCAAATGGTTAAGGTAATGAATTTTGATTTCATTAATATAGGTTCGAATCCTATTATTCTAAAAATAAATGAGTATAATTTAAAAGATAAAATACAATTTTACCAAAATTGTTATAAGAGTTTGAGTCTCTTTATTCATATACAAAATAACTTATGTCTTTAATTTAATATTAAAATATAAATTTCCAAAATTTATAATAAAGGTTAAAATCCTTTAAGACATGTATAGATAATAAAATATAACAATTAATGATTCTTTTATATAAATATAAAATTTCCATAAAAAATAAGGGTAATAATAAAGTTAATTTAATTTCTATTTTAAATTATAAATTTAAATCTTATAATATAAATTTAAATTTATTAAATAAAAAAATAAATGAATATATTAATAAATATAAATTAAATATATTTATTATTTATATTTATTCTAATAAAACATTTAAAATTATATATAATTATACTTTATTTAGTTTATATAAAAAATATAATAATAAATTAAATAATATAAATTTAATTTATAAAATATTATTATATAAAAAATTTCAATTATTATTTTATAATATAATTCAATTATTTTATATTATAATAAACAATTTAATTAATTATAATAAAAATTTAATATAAAACTATGATCTTAAATAATTTATATTGTACACATGAATTAATTATAATATTTTTAAAAGCTGAGTATATTGCATTAAAATATAATAATTATTTTATAATGCCTATTCACTTATTATTAGGATTATTATTAACTAATAATTTATGTACACAATTTTTACATATAAATAAAAAATTAATAACTGATAAATTAATATCATTATTATTATCTAAATATACATATTATAATAATAAAAATGTTATAAATGCTATTTTTTCTAATAAAGTTATTAATATTTTAACTAAATTAAATAATATTAATTTTAAAGTTAATTCTTTAAATTTATTAATATTATTATTAAATGAAAAAAATAATGAAATTAATTATTTATTTAAATATTTAAATTTAAAAAATTTAAATTTTAATTATTATATTCCTAATACAACTTTTCCTATAAATATACAATTTAAATTAAAAGAAATTTCTAAAAATATTTTAAATTTAAATTTTATTTATAATTATAATAATATAAATATTTATAAATTACAATATATTAAATTACTACAAATTTTAAATTTAAATATAAAAAAACATATATTTATAGAAGGTGAAGAAGAAAATATATTTTCTTTTTTAAATATTTTAATTAATAATATTAATAATAAAATAGTGCCTTTATATTTATATAATACAGAAATTTGGGTATTAAATGATTTATTTAATTATGATATATATACAATTATAAGTAAAATATTAGATATTTCTAATTATTTTATAAATAATAAGTATAAATTAATTTTAATTATAAAAAATATTGAATTATTTAATGATGACGATAATAAATTATATTATTTATATTTATTATTAAATAAAATTTCTAATTCAAATATTCATATAATAATCCCAATAAATAAAGAAAAATATAATTTATATTTTAAATCTTATAATTTATATAAAAATTATTTTTTTAATAATATTAAATTGAAAGATTTATCTATATTACAATTATTTTTAATATTAAAAAATAATATTCAAAATTATATAAATTATTATAAAATAAATATACCTAATAATGTATTATATGAATTAATTAATTTAAGTAAAAAATATATTTTAAATTTAAATTCACCTATAATACCATTAATTTTATTAGAAAATTCTTGTTCTAAAAAATATTTATATAATTCTAATACTAAAATTTTAAATTATAAATTTACTAATACTATAATAAAACAAAAATCTTCATTAACAATAAATGATATAAAAAATTCAATATCTGAATATTTAAATATATCAAAAATTAATTTATTTAAAAATAATAAGATTAATAAATATAATTTAATAAAATTAGAACAATATTTATATAATAATATTCACGGTCAAAACCATATTTTTAATAATATTATACCAGCTATAAAACAAAATTTAATAGGATTAAAAACTAAAAATAAGCCTATTGGTAGTTGGATTTTATGTGGTCCTAGTGGTACTGGTAAAACTGAATTAGCAAAAATATTAGCTAAACAATTATTTGGTTCTGAAAATGAATTAATTAGATTTGATATGAGTGAATATATGGAAAAACATTCTGTTTCTAGATTAATAGGTTCACCTCCAGGTTATATAGGTTATTCAGAAGGGGGTCAGTTAACAGAACAAGTGTATAATAAACCTAATTGTGTTATTTTATTTGACGAAATAGAAAAAGCACATCCTGATATTTATAATATAATGTTACAAATATTAGATGAAGGTAGATTAACAGACACTACTGGTAAATTAATTGACTTTACAAATACAATAATTTTATTAACAAGCAATTTAGGATGCCCTACAAATTATGATAAATATTTAAATAATAAAAATTATTTAAATGAATTTGATTTAAAAGATATAAAAAATAATATTAAAACTAAAATAACTAATTATTTTAAACCAGAATTATTAAATAGATTAACAAATATATTAATATTTAATCCTTTAAATATAAAATCATTAAATTTAATTTTTAATAAATTTATAACAGAATTAAAAACAAAATTATATTTAAATAAATTAAATATTATTATATCTATTAATAATAATTTAAAATATTTTATAATTAAATTGACTTATAATCCTTTATATGGAGCACGTCCATTAAAAAGATTATTAGAATTAATTTTTGATAAATCTATCAGTGATTTATTATTAAATTATAATAAAAAATATTTTAATATAAATAAATATATTTTATATTATTTTTTAAATCAACATTATAATTTAAAATTTAATATTTATTCATTATAATTATAATAAAATAACAAATATAATTTAAATAGGTAAAATATTAATTTTCCAAATTAAAGATATGGATTCAAATTCCATTATTTGTATTTTTTATAAAATATATATAAATAATTTAAATGACTAATATATTTTTATATTCTAAATCAAATAAAACTAAATATAAAACATATAAAATTTATTTATATTTTAAAAAACATAATAAATATAATATAATTAAATTAGGTATTTATAATTCAAAATTAAATATTATTTCTTGTATTTATTATATATTATTAAAATATTTAAAATATGGATTTAAATTAAATAAAAATATAATTAAAATTTTATTATATAAATTTAAATGTTATTAATTTAAATTTAAAAATAATAAGGGAAATGACAGAGTGGTTGATTGTGTTTGATTTGAGATCAAAAAAATAGTAATATTTCATGGGTTCAAATCCCATTTTCTCTTTTAAAAAATTATATATAAATAAAAATTAAAATGATATTTAATATTCATTATAAATTAAAAAAAAATTTATTATTTAAGCAATTTAAAAATAATAAAAAAATAAAATATATATATTTAAAAAAACAAATTAATATTATATTAAAAAGTAAAAATTCAAATAATTATATATATAATATTATTAAATATAAACATAAAAATTTAAAAACATTATATATAATAATTAATAAATATAATTTAATATTAATTAAATTTATTAATTTTTGGTATATTTTAAATAATTATTATATTGAATATAATAAATTTTATTTAATTAAAACTATTTTTACATATTTTTAATTTTACTATGAATAATAGATGTATATATTATTTTATATATTAATTTTAAAGATTTATAATTATTATAATTCCCTAAAATTTTTATATTTATATAACTTGAATCTAAACTTAAATTTATAAAACTTATTAATATTAATTTTAATTTTAAAATTTCTTTTATTATTAAACTATTATAATTTAATAAACAAATATGCTTAGGTAATATACTCATATTTTTTATACCATTTATATTTTTATATAATTTATTATAAATATTTTTTAAATTATATAAACATTTTTTTGATAATATAGTAATAATATAATTATTTTTAAATAATTTTTCTAACCATAAATATATTATTATTTTTTTTTTAAACATATACCAATTTGTTAATATACCAGGTACCCATTTAATAATATAAAAATTATTAGTTAAATTACATATATTAATAATTAAATTTGTAATTAAATTATTATTAATAATAAATAAAATTTTATTATTAAATATAGATATATTATAAATATATAAATATAATTTATATAAATATAATATAATTAATGTAAAATTTAAAATACAATAATTATATTTTATTTTATATATAAATTTATAATTATTAATATAAATATTTTTATAATTATTTCCTATATATATTTTAGATTTTAATAAATCTTTAAATGTAATAAACATTATATATTTTAATTAAACTGTTAAATATCTATACCATCCATTCCCTACTGGAAGTAAATCAGTCATTATAATTTTTGATTTAATATCTAATAACCAATCAATTTTATTAGTTAAAATATTTAAGCTTAAAATTTTAAAAGTATTTTGAAAACTTATATTTGTTAAAAACCCAGAATTAGCTAAAATAGATTTTGTTACTCCTAAAATAATAGGTTCATATTTATAAATTTTATATTTATTTAAATTTAAAGAATAATTTATTATATTTATTAAATATAAAGGTATTATATCATTATATTTAAATAAATTAAAATTATTTGATATAATCTTAATACATGAAAGCATTTTTTTTATAATAAGTTCAAAATAAATAGCAGGTAAATAAATATTTTGATAACTATATTGTTTTACTATTGATTCTAATAAAATATTATATACATAAATATAAGAACTTTTTATTGATTGATATATATTTATATTAGATAATAAATATTTAAAATAATATGTTAAATTATTATTAATTAAATAAAAATCAGTATTTAATGAATATCCACTATATAAAATTGAACTAATATCTTCAAATATATATGAATAAAAATTTAATTTATATTTAAAATAATTCAATTTATTTATATTACATACATTATATATATATATAATATTATTTAAATAATTATAATATTTTACATAATAAATTACATATATATTATTTGAAATAAAAGATATATTATTTTTTATATTTTTATTTTCAAATATTATATTTATAGATTCTAAACCTATAGTAATATCATTTAAATATAAATTATTTATATTATTATAAATATAATGATAAAATATTTTATTATAAAAACTATTAGTAAATAATAAATAAATATTTTTTTTATAATCATACAATTTATTTATCTGATTATTATATATATTATAATTTAATTTATATATAATTGAATTATTTATAAAATTATTATTTATATAATATAAATTTTTAATAAAATATAAATAATTTTTTATAGTATATTTATATAAATATTTAATATAATTATTATATATTATAAACAAATTAAAATAATTATTTTTTAATAAATATTTATTCCAATTATAATAAATTATTTCATAAAAATTATAATTATTATATTTTTCAAATTTATTATATTTTAAAATATTATTAATAAAATTTTTATTATATATTATTATTTTTTTTATTCCTATTTTAAAAATTATAAATTTATTTAAGGAATATAAATAATTTAATTTTAAATTATTTTTTTTTATTGAAATTAAATACATATATTTGTTAATAATTAAATTTAAATATAATATTATTTGAATTTAATAATTTTATATTATTATTTATTATATTAATATAATTATTCATATAATAATATGAATTATAATTTATTAAATTTTTTATAAAATATAAAATATTATATTTTTTATTTATATTATTATAATAAATAATACCTTTATTATTTATATTATATAATTTTATATAATTAAAATAAATATAATATGTATATAAATTATAAATAATCCATTTATTATAGGAATTTTTAATTAATAATTGTAGTATATTATAATTATAATATTTTATAAAATTATCAATATATTTTATAATTATATTATTATAATTACATTTAAAATTTTTAGAAATTGAATTATATATAAAATTATATTTAATATGACTATTAGGTAAAATATAATTTAAATAAAATTTATTTATATTATTTTTAAATAATAATTTATTTAATAAAAATATAATATTAAATTTTATATTTAAATATATTTTAAAATTAAAAATAAATTTAAATATTTTATTAATTTTAAATTTATATGAATATAATTTGTATATATAATATCTCTTTAAAACGGATTGATTATATTTATATTTTAAAATAGAATTAGCATGAAATGTTCTTAATACCATTTGTGTACTAGGCTCGCTTATAGCCTCACTAGATATTACTCCTATATGTT
Proteins encoded:
- the tufA gene encoding elongation factor Tu (EF-Tu) — protein: MNNKLFIRNKQHINLGTIGHVDHGKTTLTTAISYLLNLQGLSKKYSYSDIDSSPEEKIRGITINTTHIEYETLTKHCAHIDCPGHSDYIKNMIIGATQMDIAILVISIIDGIMPQTYEHLLLIKQIGIKNLIIFLNKEDLCNDEELIDFIKLEINELLTKYNFDLNNIHILTGSALNVIDIIQKNKNYEVIKSNIWIQKLNNLINIIDSIQIPIRNINDYFFMSIEDVFSITGRGTVVTGKIEQGCININNEVELLKFEKSSILTTVIGLEMFKKQLIQAQSGDNVGVLLRNVQKKDIKRGMILATPNKLKVYKLFTAEVYILTKDEGGRHKPFNVGYKPQFFIYTVDVTGEIKDICLNNISQKVAIPGDKLTLTIELKHYIVLTLNMKFSIREGGKTIGAGIITNIIN
- a CDS encoding hypothetical protein (ORF78), with amino-acid sequence MLVINKNLNKIFNKKIIKIVKYFNLFFYNLFIWIYIIILIYILINKKYFKIIYNVYKYLINFLFIILLLNKCQKSDLN
- a CDS encoding hypothetical protein (ORF129), producing the protein MILLYKYKISIKNKGNNKVNLISILNYKFKSYNINLNLLNKKINEYINKYKLNIFIIYIYSNKTFKIIYNYTLFSLYKKYNNKLNNINLIYKILLYKKFQLLFYNIIQLFYIIINNLINYNKNLI
- the clpC gene encoding caseinolytic protease C (ClpC), whose amino-acid sequence is MILNNLYCTHELIIIFLKAEYIALKYNNYFIMPIHLLLGLLLTNNLCTQFLHINKKLITDKLISLLLSKYTYYNNKNVINAIFSNKVINILTKLNNINFKVNSLNLLILLLNEKNNEINYLFKYLNLKNLNFNYYIPNTTFPINIQFKLKEISKNILNLNFIYNYNNINIYKLQYIKLLQILNLNIKKHIFIEGEEENIFSFLNILINNINNKIVPLYLYNTEIWVLNDLFNYDIYTIISKILDISNYFINNKYKLILIIKNIELFNDDDNKLYYLYLLLNKISNSNIHIIIPINKEKYNLYFKSYNLYKNYFFNNIKLKDLSILQLFLILKNNIQNYINYYKINIPNNVLYELINLSKKYILNLNSPIIPLILLENSCSKKYLYNSNTKILNYKFTNTIIKQKSSLTINDIKNSISEYLNISKINLFKNNKINKYNLIKLEQYLYNNIHGQNHIFNNIIPAIKQNLIGLKTKNKPIGSWILCGPSGTGKTELAKILAKQLFGSENELIRFDMSEYMEKHSVSRLIGSPPGYIGYSEGGQLTEQVYNKPNCVILFDEIEKAHPDIYNIMLQILDEGRLTDTTGKLIDFTNTIILLTSNLGCPTNYDKYLNNKNYLNEFDLKDIKNNIKTKITNYFKPELLNRLTNILIFNPLNIKSLNLIFNKFITELKTKLYLNKLNIIISINNNLKYFIIKLTYNPLYGARPLKRLLELIFDKSISDLLLNYNKKYFNINKYILYYFLNQHYNLKFNIYSL
- a CDS encoding hypothetical protein (ORF79) yields the protein MTNIFLYSKSNKTKYKTYKIYLYFKKHNKYNIIKLGIYNSKLNIISCIYYILLKYLKYGFKLNKNIIKILLYKFKCY
- a CDS encoding hypothetical protein (ORF105); its protein translation is MIFNIHYKLKKNLLFKQFKNNKKIKYIYLKKQINIILKSKNSNNYIYNIIKYKHKNLKTLYIIINKYNLILIKFINFWYILNNYYIEYNKFYLIKTIFTYF
- the rps2 gene encoding small subunit ribosomal protein 2 (Rps2) — encoded protein: MFITFKDLLKSKIYIGNNYKNIYINNYKFIYKIKYNYCILNFTLIILYLYKLYLYIYNISIFNNKILFIINNNLITNLIINICNLTNNFYIIKWVPGILTNWYMFKKKIIIYLWLEKLFKNNYIITILSKKCLYNLKNIYNKLYKNINGIKNMSILPKHICLLNYNSLIIKEILKLKLILISFINLSLDSSYINIKILGNYNNYKSLKLIYKIIYTSIIHSKIKNM
- the rpoC2B gene encoding DNA-directed RNA polymerase subunit C2 part B (RpoC2B) (A +1 frameshift at the stop codon of the preceding CDS (rpoC2A) may connect the CDS to this.), which gives rise to MYLISIKKNNLKLNYLYSLNKFIIFKIGIKKIIIYNKNFINNILKYNKFEKYNNYNFYEIIYYNWNKYLLKNNYFNLFIIYNNYIKYLYKYTIKNYLYFIKNLYYINNNFINNSIIYKLNYNIYNNQINKLYDYKKNIYLLFTNSFYNKIFYHYIYNNINNLYLNDITIGLESINIIFENKNIKNNISFISNNIYVIYYVKYYNYLNNIIYIYNVCNINKLNYFKYKLNFYSYIFEDISSILYSGYSLNTDFYLINNNLTYYFKYLLSNINIYQSIKSSYIYVYNILLESIVKQYSYQNIYLPAIYFELIIKKMLSCIKIISNNFNLFKYNDIIPLYLINIINYSLNLNKYKIYKYEPIILGVTKSILANSGFLTNISFQNTFKILSLNILTNKIDWLLDIKSKIIMTDLLPVGNGWYRYLTV